One Candidatus Bathyarchaeota archaeon genomic window carries:
- the trpD gene encoding anthranilate phosphoribosyltransferase, with amino-acid sequence MIREGIQKIIEGNNLTYEESAQIMNEIMTGKATNAQTAAFLTALRMKGETPEELIAFASVMRKNCQQIQPHVQGRLVDTCGTGGDKLKTFNVSTAAAFVIAGAGISVAKHGNRAVTSKSGSADVLEKLGLNLNLEPKAVERIIERVGVGFMFAPAFHPAMKYVAEARREIGIRTVFNMLGPLTNPACANTQLLGVYDPKMAVSMACALAKLGCEEAMIVHGFDGLDEISTVGKTLIVHVKDGNIIKKETHPRDFGIRKATATDLQLSASDESAETLFRILCGNITNEAKAEIVLVNSAAGIIIGGKAHNYLEAMECAKESIESGLALAKLKALVKASDGNLQKLEELEAKYE; translated from the coding sequence ATGATACGCGAAGGCATACAAAAAATAATCGAAGGCAACAACCTAACTTACGAAGAATCAGCCCAAATCATGAACGAAATCATGACAGGAAAAGCAACAAATGCCCAAACTGCCGCTTTCCTAACGGCTCTGCGAATGAAAGGCGAAACACCAGAAGAACTAATCGCTTTTGCCTCTGTCATGAGAAAAAACTGCCAGCAAATCCAGCCCCACGTACAAGGACGACTAGTTGACACATGCGGAACAGGAGGCGACAAACTAAAAACCTTCAACGTAAGCACAGCCGCAGCCTTCGTCATCGCTGGCGCTGGAATATCAGTAGCTAAACACGGCAACAGGGCAGTCACAAGCAAAAGCGGTAGCGCAGACGTACTAGAAAAGTTGGGGCTAAACCTCAACTTAGAACCAAAAGCGGTAGAACGTATAATCGAACGGGTTGGTGTCGGCTTCATGTTCGCGCCAGCTTTCCACCCAGCCATGAAATACGTTGCCGAAGCCAGACGAGAAATCGGCATCCGCACAGTATTCAACATGCTTGGACCATTAACAAATCCCGCCTGTGCCAACACTCAACTGTTGGGCGTTTACGACCCAAAAATGGCAGTTTCTATGGCTTGTGCTCTAGCTAAACTGGGCTGTGAAGAGGCTATGATTGTTCATGGGTTTGATGGGTTAGATGAGATTTCAACGGTTGGCAAAACCCTGATTGTACACGTAAAAGACGGGAACATAATCAAAAAAGAAACCCATCCACGCGATTTCGGCATAAGAAAAGCAACAGCAACCGATTTGCAGTTATCAGCTTCTGATGAGAGCGCTGAGACACTCTTTAGAATCCTGTGCGGCAATATAACTAACGAGGCTAAAGCCGAGATTGTACTTGTTAACAGCGCCGCAGGAATTATTATAGGCGGAAAAGCACATAATTACTTGGAAGCCATGGAGTGCGCCAAAGAATCAATCGAAAGCGGACTAGCACTCGCGAAACTCAAAGCTTTGGTGAAAGCGAGTGACGGAAACCTGCAGAAGCTTGAGGAGTTAGAAGCCAAATATGAGTGA
- a CDS encoding aminodeoxychorismate/anthranilate synthase component II — translation MKVLIIDNYDSFVYNLVQYIGELGAETIVYRNDQVNLQELIKLKPDRIVISPGPGTPEDEKYFGVCTAILQTLSPSIPTLGVCLGHQGIIHAFGGKITHAKKLMHGKTCIIKHDQKGIFKGVRNPFSATRYHSLAGKRDSIPPNLQITAEAIDDGEIMGIRHVKYPIYGVQFHPESILCEDGKLIIKNFLEGKDGR, via the coding sequence ATGAAGGTACTAATAATCGACAACTACGACTCATTCGTCTACAACCTCGTACAGTACATAGGCGAACTTGGCGCAGAAACAATCGTTTACAGAAACGACCAAGTCAACCTGCAAGAATTAATCAAACTTAAACCCGACAGAATCGTGATTTCGCCAGGTCCAGGCACACCAGAAGACGAAAAATACTTCGGCGTCTGCACCGCGATACTGCAAACCCTAAGCCCAAGCATACCGACATTAGGCGTCTGTCTAGGTCACCAAGGCATAATCCACGCTTTCGGCGGAAAAATCACTCATGCAAAAAAGCTCATGCATGGAAAAACATGCATCATAAAACATGACCAAAAAGGCATCTTCAAAGGTGTCCGCAATCCCTTCTCTGCAACGAGATACCACTCGCTAGCGGGCAAGCGAGATTCCATTCCGCCAAACCTACAGATTACAGCTGAAGCCATAGATGATGGAGAAATCATGGGTATACGGCACGTGAAGTATCCAATTTACGGTGTACAATTCCACCCAGAATCAATCCTTTGCGAAGACGGCAAACTGATAATCAAAAACTTCTTGGAGGGCAAAGACGGCAGATGA
- the trpE gene encoding anthranilate synthase component I codes for MNYVKFNYTNQPLEIFSKLHQKYKTAYLLESIEGPQKLARYSFLGFDSKIIISAKNGTVTITNTKTNQTTTQQTHDPFKLIQEHLQPYTNHMVDFRFVGGALGYISYDAIRYIEKLPSQKPDDLKFPDVEMGIFEDGFVFDHAQNQAYYYFRSENRLKEIQDLLKEPAVEEEPFTYTKPEVNTTKQAFQKAVKKAKQYITAGDIFQVVLSKRFQFKYTGSLLTFYKSLRQINPSPYMFFYKSDKRQIVGASPEMLVRVDNRKVVTFPIAGTTPVTTNPQENLRLGRELLKDQKERAEHVMLVDLARNDLGRISKYGTVNVPDFMQVHQFSHVQHIVSQVIGDLKDELESFDALKAVFPAGTVSGAPKVRAMEIIEELEPTRRGPYAGAVGYFSCNGNSDFAITIRTLFSEGNQAYIQVGAGIVADSIPEKEWFETDHKAKALMKALEHAAGDTKT; via the coding sequence ATAAACTATGTTAAATTCAACTACACAAACCAACCCCTAGAAATATTCTCAAAACTCCACCAAAAATACAAAACCGCATACCTCCTCGAATCCATCGAAGGACCACAAAAACTAGCCCGTTACTCATTTTTAGGGTTCGACTCAAAAATAATCATATCAGCCAAAAACGGCACAGTCACCATAACCAACACCAAAACAAACCAAACAACCACCCAACAAACCCATGACCCTTTCAAACTAATCCAAGAGCACCTGCAACCCTACACAAACCACATGGTTGACTTCCGTTTTGTCGGTGGAGCATTAGGATACATATCCTATGACGCCATCAGATACATCGAAAAATTGCCCAGCCAAAAACCAGACGATCTAAAGTTTCCTGATGTGGAAATGGGCATTTTTGAGGATGGTTTTGTTTTTGACCACGCACAAAATCAAGCTTACTACTATTTTAGAAGTGAAAACAGGCTCAAAGAAATTCAAGATTTACTCAAAGAGCCAGCGGTAGAAGAAGAACCGTTCACCTACACCAAACCCGAAGTCAACACAACAAAACAGGCTTTCCAGAAAGCAGTAAAAAAAGCCAAACAATACATCACTGCAGGCGACATATTCCAAGTTGTCCTATCAAAACGCTTCCAATTCAAATATACAGGCAGCCTTCTGACATTCTACAAAAGTCTGCGCCAGATTAACCCCTCACCCTACATGTTCTTCTACAAATCCGACAAACGCCAAATCGTCGGTGCCAGCCCAGAAATGCTGGTTCGTGTTGACAACCGAAAAGTCGTAACTTTCCCAATCGCTGGCACAACGCCCGTCACGACAAACCCGCAAGAAAACCTGCGTCTTGGCAGAGAACTGCTAAAAGACCAAAAAGAACGTGCAGAACACGTTATGCTGGTTGATTTAGCAAGAAACGATTTGGGCAGAATCAGCAAATACGGAACCGTAAACGTTCCCGATTTCATGCAAGTCCACCAGTTCAGCCACGTCCAACACATCGTTTCCCAAGTTATCGGCGACTTAAAAGACGAGTTAGAAAGCTTCGACGCCCTAAAAGCGGTGTTCCCAGCTGGCACTGTTTCAGGTGCACCCAAAGTTCGCGCAATGGAAATCATAGAAGAACTTGAGCCAACACGCCGTGGACCTTACGCTGGAGCAGTCGGCTACTTCTCATGCAACGGCAACTCTGATTTTGCCATAACCATACGCACGCTATTCTCAGAAGGCAACCAAGCTTACATTCAAGTTGGCGCAGGCATAGTAGCTGATTCAATACCTGAAAAAGAGTGGTTTGAAACCGACCACAAAGCAAAGGCACTAATGAAAGCGCTTGAACACGCCGCAGGAGACACAAAAACATGA